aaaaaagaggagaaggacaggaaaaagaggaaggagagagagcgaaTGGAGTGAGGCCTTCAGGATGGGTGGGGTACGAGAGGAGGAAGTAAGACGGCCCTCAGCATTCCCCCtctactccacccaaaaaattCCGATGGTTTTAAGAAAAAGGTGGTAGCAGCCCTTCAAAgctaaagctaaaaaaaaaaaaaaggaagaacttCGCAGAAACAGGCAgtaagaaacaaaagaaaaaggtcagacatacaaaacaaaacaaaacaaaaattccaaCCTTGAGGTTGAAGACGATCCAGaacaaaggaaaggaaaaagtaacacctgaagagaggaaggaagggaggccAGGGGGAAGAAATAGAACAAAGAGGTCAGACACATAAcacccccgccccaccccccagcccgacccccccacccccagagAGAAAgagtctccctctgtctcaaaataaccaaaataaagaccaaaaaaatttcaaaaataaaagtttccatatgcattcacacattcatttcaCTACAATATGATTTTGTTGTCTCCACTAATGGTGTGTCTTTTTAACTGAGTTTGTATGGAGCATTGAAATAAATCCCTTTGGAAACGGTAAACTTTGACGACGCATCTCATTCAAAATCTGTCACATGGAGCCCGGGGTTCCCGAGTTCACCAAAGGGCAAAGGAAGCAGATTCATGTATGTGCACAAGGGACACTGGGGCCTCGtgtctttttgcagttttaagcTAATAAAGTGACTCCGAGACACTAAATGTAAAATCAGTTCTGGCTTTCATGATAAGAATTGGGGATGTGATGACAAATTCATGCTCATGTTCAAGATCGTGCTAAGGTCATGCAGTGACGCAAATGACAGCATTTcaaaatgcacctgtattgTTATGTGACTGGTAAAGGGATGCTTCAAccttttggcaaattggcccatttagcgcaattccttagtcatttcgaacaacatacttactttttttgagagggcgagctattgtttattcagaggcgagtcagggaaggttttcgggacggacacaatggaagtgaatggtatttttgcttcccctcgtcaaactcatcaaatacacaatccaacaaccccaaaacactttggtggacacgttataatctgcacattcactacgctgtgaaatattaatgcaaaattacgagattgacttgtttatgcgaagattgctaagacggaactacttagtaaacatggcgtctgggcgtagtgatttcaaaagaaaaagtagttcccagtatttgcttcagtgtcgtaacgctacaatattatttgtcggtgttccacagcgtagtgaatgtgtggattataacgtgtccactaaagtgttttggggttgttggattgtgtaatTTGAGTTTGATGAGGAGAAGCacaaataccattcacttccattgtgtctgtcctgaaaaccttccccgactcacctctgaataagcaacagcttgccctcacaaaaaaagtaagtatgctgttcgaaatgactaaggaattgcacaaaatgggccaatttgccaaaatgttgaagtatccctttaaataaaaaagtctATTGAGGATTCATGATCGCCTCTGACTTTTACTCTTATTCCTTCTTTATATCAGTGAAACCAAGAAACATCAGCCTGACGACaagcacagaaacagaaaaattaatCCTAAATTTGAACAGTTGGACTGAAATTAGATCAACTTCAataaaattttgtttttcttcgaCATGTGCAAATCTAAATTTGATAATCTCTTAGAAGGAAAACTCTCAAGCTTTTCTATAATGAAAAGTAGTGTTTGAATGACTGGAGTTCATTTTTTCAGGTATTTTCATGGTTtggtgggccagattggaggACAAATAGACAGTGGTTGTTTCACACCAGCTGAAAACAATCAAGCaaggacaaaaaagaaaagcattcaATTGGACTCATGAGCCATATTTTAGTATTTGAATTATTTCTTTGGTCTCACAGTGAACATGATAAAGAacacttcattttaaattttcacCTCATTGCTACATGTTCTCAGTACAGATCAGACAGGAGTCGCTGAACAGACCAATATGACACCAAGAGAAGATTTAAGAGTGAAAGCTCCAAAATCTTTGCTGTTAGTTGAAATCATATCACACAACTAATAAGACATATTAGTTACGTTCAAATGATTTATTATGGCACAGAATATTATCATTTTACAAATTCTGTACAATTTTGAGTGCAGTGACACAGTCATGTACTTCTGATGCACAAGTAATGTGAGCATGTATTTACAAATATATATACAGAAAATCTTTTCTTGCATCTAACTAAAGTTGGATGAAAGAGCCTGTTTCACTCAGCAGGGGGAGACAAACGGAATGCGACTCTGagctgccaaaaacaaaaatggagaCATTTCTTTCAGGATCACAACTGCTGATCTTAGTTAATTCAGTCAACTTTGACTACATTCAATCTGAGTTCTTCATTCAGAGAACTCTGATACAATGATTCAATTTGatgacaaatggaaaaaaaacatcccataTCAGCATAATGGTGTAACTTCTGAGTGtgaaaataacttaaaaaaaaatactgtagaATTAGAGTGATAGAGTGTATCTTTGAGTCAATGCATATGTCGTTATCCTCTTAAATACATTATTCCAGAAACAAACCCGGACTAAAACCAGAATATTTGATATTTAAAGGTAACATTTTCCTCTAATTCAGGCTAAGCAATCGAAccgaataaaataaaatgtccaaAGTCAAATTCTTCTCACGAGATGGTACACTATAGAGTGAAACAACAGGATCTGGTGACATAAGGATGTAGGATAACTTACCGTCATCAAGAATGGGCCTAGGCAGAGAAACGTtcaggtaaaaataaaaaaaattatatatatatatatataaatcatATGTCGATTGTGTCGATTTTTGAACACAGTATCAAAGATTCAAACATCTTTTCTCCGATTAATTATGACCGATTAATAATGACTGTAAAAACAGTAGCAGAAAGGTGTGATGTGGTATTTGTTCATTAAGGCCTTTCCCTCCAGCAAAATGTTTTTGCAAGCATCTGGAACTGAAACAGCCCCTGAAAAACCTCATACACTGTCTGTACTGACATTGTGGATGGAAAACAAGCATGGGACATAAAATCAGTGGAGATCCATCACCTCTGAGCTGAGGAGAGCTTAGATGTGGGATATGGAAGATGGTTCATCGAAaagttcacagaaaaaaaaaaaattgtgtgacATTAAATTCATGCTCCTtctgaaatgacattttcctCTCAGTTGAGGGTAGAGACACAAGATCACCAGCCTGGCAGATGTTACGGAAATAATAACAACATACATTCAAAGTGCCTTGAGATTCAGCATTGTGACATCAGGGCGATCGCTTGGTACAGAAACACCAAAACCATTTGTGGTATTTTACTATCAGATTAGCTTTTTCCTTGAAATGTGAAGGACTGTCAGGCTGTTTGCATTGCCATGTGATCAAAGTGAGGTGAAAATATGACTTTGCATTGAGAGCTGTGTTTTCGTGTGATCATTCTTCAGGCTCATAATACCTCTTCTTCAAGGTTCTGTATTTTCTGAGGAAATAGAGAGCCTCCAGCTCCTTGATCACAAAGTCTCCCTTGGCCACCAGCTTCTTGATCTTCTCCGGGTCAGTCTCGTCTTTATTCTTCATGAAAGCCGCCTTCAGACGCTCTCTGAAATAAACTGTTCCCTTCGGGTACTCACGGCCgagaaacagcagctggtgagaaaagaaaaataaagaaatacattCAGATAAAAGCAAAAGAAGACACAAAATGAGGATTTTGACTGTACTTACATTTTTATACAGCCTGACGACCTCACCCCTTAAAGGGTTGCCCATGTCGGAAATGACCCCTTTGTACACACttctacggagccccggacatgacatggtaaaaaaaaaatttaaattgtggccacgaattactaattcgttcccacgaattaataaatcgtgcgcacgaattactaattcgttcccacgaattactaattcgttcccacgaattaataaatcgtgcgcacgaattactaattcgttcccacgaattactaattcgttccctcgaaataattaaatcgtgcgcacgaattactaattcgttcccacgaattagtgatatcattcatatactgaacagttcagtaaagttggcagcatattgacagatacggactttcagtctcaataactctttaacaaaatgtcagtaacatacaaagggcgcctgcatcccatcgttgtgaggtggacgatatgctacaagttcagttttattaaaaatatctatcaagcagcagaaacaatattgatttcaatcagcacccggtagtgctgcgggtttcagggaccgtctacaatttacaagacgctgcaacagtgaagacaaatagctcaaaaacaaacaaacaaacaaaaaaaaaccccaacaactaaaacaacaacaaaaaaaacgtaataccaccactgggatttactacagtgtcaccataatcgctacaaccttcatttgtctcctatcaaatttattggatatggtatctgtcttcactgttgctgcgtcttgtaaattgtagacggtccctgaagcccgcagcacgaccgggtgctgattgaaatcaatattgtttctgctgcttgataggcagatatttttaataaaaatgagcttatagcatatcgtccacctcacaacgatgggatgcagcgccctttgtatgttactgacattttgttaaagagttattgagactgaaagtccgtatctgtcaatatgctgccaactttactgaactgttcagtatattgTAATGACTCTTGAGTCAGTATtagttaaa
The sequence above is drawn from the Salarias fasciatus chromosome 17, fSalaFa1.1, whole genome shotgun sequence genome and encodes:
- the lyrm5a gene encoding LYR motif-containing protein 5A; the encoded protein is MGNPLRGEVVRLYKNLLFLGREYPKGTVYFRERLKAAFMKNKDETDPEKIKKLVAKGDFVIKELEALYFLRKYRTLKKRYYEPEE